One part of the Podarcis muralis chromosome 3, rPodMur119.hap1.1, whole genome shotgun sequence genome encodes these proteins:
- the SERTAD4 gene encoding SERTA domain-containing protein 4, producing the protein MTLVLPLSSFCEPIVSSEGAAEFQPLWESRCCSKSSPASDAAAAAASSSSSNPGQAQPLPPPPPSNDSRAAAGQPPAPGSHHRGISNPVTTSKITYFKRKYVEEEDFHPPLSSCTPKTISVFEERAHILYMSLEKLKYIDDPEVYLRRSVLINNLMKRIHGEIIMQNNWCFPACSFGGPSAQEWFVSHDCPYRKRLRMAREDCEKIHTCCFYQECNSHYLSLPLSANSAMGNSSSSSSSSSSSSSSSSSSSSSSSISMPSCSQQAEYGVGSTPVYRSDDQIHINEIFITNAGLHGNQDKTVLTDEKGSHDIERDRASDWEPMKSDHGIACKSKCYDYFETGRADKSNMNESWKKSLRKRECLPGGKICCSKGSKI; encoded by the exons ATGACTCTGGTGCTGCCCCTGAGCAGCTTCTGCGAGCCCATTGTCTCCTCCGAAGGAGCCGCCGAGTTCCAGCCGCTGTGGGAGTCGCGCTGTTGCAGCAAGAGCAGCCCCGCCTCGgatgcagccgccgccgccgccagcagcagcagcagcaacccggGCCAAGCgcagccgctgccgccgccgccaccgagCAACGACAGCAGGGCAGCGGCTGGGCAGCCCCCGGCGCCAG GATCTCACCACAGAGGAATTTCAAATCCTGTAACAACATCCAAGATCACGTACTTTAAAAGGAAATATGTGGAAGAGGAGGActtccaccccccactcagcAGCTGTACACCTAAA ACGATATCCGTCTTTGAGGAGCGGGCGCATATCCTTTACATGTCTTTGGAAAAACTGAAGTACATTGACGACCCCGAAGTCTACTTAAGGAGATCCGTCCTCATAAACAATTTAATGAAGAGAATTCATGGGGAAATTATCATGCAAAACAACTGGTGCTTCCCTGCTTGCTCCTTTGGGGGCCCCTCTGCCCAGGAGTGGTTTGTTTCTCATGACTGTCCTTATAGAAAACGCCTTCGGATGGCAAGGGAGGACTGCGAAAAGATCCACACCTGCTGTTTTTACCAAGAATGCAACAGCCACTATTTAAGTTTGCCATTGTCTGCTAATTCTGCAATGGGaaattcctcttcttcttcctcctcctcctcctcttcttcctcctcctcctcttcctcctcctcctcctcttcgatATCTATGCCAAGTTGTTCCCAACAGGCGGAATATGGTGTTGGCAGCACCCCAGTTTACCGGAGCGATGATCAGATACACATCAATGAAATTTTCATTACTAATGCTGGGCTGCATGGGAACCAGGACAAGACCGTATTAACCGATGAGAAAGGAAGCCACGATATAGAACGAGACCGTGCCTCAGATTGGGAGCCTATGAAAAGTGACCATGGCATTGCATGTAAAAGCAAATGTTATGATTATTTTGAGACGGGGCGTGCTGACAAGAGCAACATGAACGAATCTTGGAAGAAATCCTTACGGAAAAGGGAATGCTTACCAGGTGGCAAAATATGTTGCAGTAAAGGAAGTAAAATATGA